One Paraclostridium bifermentans DNA window includes the following coding sequences:
- a CDS encoding CPBP family intramembrane glutamic endopeptidase, producing the protein MCNDIRVTKQEVRDFLLINFGLITFLAIFVFISFSKPNSDDFLYNFAITFMYIPAFSVMVVLKKSSYYEFGDVVNKFFNFFIIATILRVIFSILEPFFIKNVIISSLIDPIVSLYILYSVFVNYSDFEIFNLSLNKNFKKVLFCIGIYLVIFTVGCSPDLIHMHFSVANFIDALLQISVGIVMNIILGISLFFGEEFGWRYFLQPRLQKIYGKRLGVIILGPIWGVWHLPLCMTLYSPQTPLYCIISHVLFCTTLGVFLGYAYMKTENLWTPMLIHLIGNLIALSNGGGLDTIITLNDLLIAILFESVLYLPFLFAKVYRPNKDDIGVSIDN; encoded by the coding sequence ATGTGTAATGATATTAGAGTTACAAAACAAGAAGTAAGAGACTTCTTATTAATTAATTTTGGATTGATTACGTTTCTAGCTATATTTGTATTTATTAGCTTTTCTAAACCAAATAGTGATGATTTTTTATATAACTTTGCTATAACATTTATGTATATTCCAGCTTTTTCAGTAATGGTAGTGCTTAAAAAGAGTTCTTATTATGAATTTGGTGATGTTGTAAACAAGTTCTTTAATTTCTTTATAATAGCGACAATATTAAGAGTTATTTTTTCTATACTTGAGCCTTTTTTTATAAAGAATGTTATTATATCTTCTTTAATAGATCCAATTGTATCTTTGTATATTTTATATAGTGTATTTGTAAATTATTCTGACTTTGAAATTTTCAATTTATCACTAAATAAAAACTTTAAAAAGGTATTGTTCTGTATAGGTATATATCTAGTTATATTTACAGTTGGATGTAGTCCTGACCTTATACATATGCACTTTAGTGTAGCGAATTTTATTGATGCATTACTACAAATTTCAGTTGGGATTGTTATGAATATAATATTGGGTATCAGCTTGTTTTTTGGAGAAGAGTTTGGGTGGAGATACTTCCTACAACCTAGACTTCAAAAGATATACGGGAAAAGATTAGGAGTAATAATACTAGGACCTATATGGGGTGTTTGGCACTTACCTCTTTGTATGACTCTTTACAGTCCTCAAACGCCGCTTTATTGTATTATAAGTCATGTATTATTCTGTACAACACTTGGAGTATTTTTAGGTTATGCTTATATGAAAACAGAAAATCTGTGGACCCCAATGTTAATTCATTTAATCGGAAACTTAATTGCACTTTCAAATGGTGGTGGCCTAGATACAATAATTACATTAAACGATCTTTTAATAGCTATTTTATTTGAGTCTGTATTATATTTACCATTTTTATTTGCAAAAGTATATAGACCTAACAAGGATGACATCGGTGTATCTATTGATAATTAG
- a CDS encoding DUF4179 domain-containing protein, with protein MNKRKKRIKIIVITSSLSLVLIGGLLIFNAEGSPQVKDTFSSIASHFGLDSDLNEYKKAINKPITNNGYTITLNKVILDKNELTISSTVKSDNGGFNGYPEMLESVFINGTRINSDSNGNSEMLNDSTMNKVTTYFLDKELSGEVNVRVEYPGIQMLDDTGSETIKGDWSFNFNTNADALVKDTLTINLNKKFKLEDGKTIKLSKYISNSLGTKIEFSLPTDGTEYLMKLAGNDNLGNKVEFYCDYSNNGKGIFKLDNSHKNIKKDSSKLNLSLYASDSSNNKWKKVGSDFDIDLK; from the coding sequence GTGAATAAAAGAAAAAAAAGAATTAAAATTATTGTAATTACATCTTCACTATCTTTAGTTCTTATCGGAGGATTATTGATTTTTAATGCTGAGGGTTCACCTCAAGTGAAAGATACATTTAGTAGTATAGCTAGTCACTTTGGATTAGATTCTGATTTAAATGAGTATAAAAAAGCGATAAATAAGCCTATAACAAATAATGGCTATACAATAACTCTAAATAAAGTTATTCTGGATAAAAACGAGCTAACGATATCTTCTACTGTAAAATCTGATAATGGTGGATTTAATGGATATCCAGAGATGTTAGAGTCAGTATTTATAAATGGAACTCGTATAAACTCAGATTCTAATGGTAACTCTGAAATGCTTAATGACTCTACTATGAATAAAGTCACTACTTACTTTTTAGACAAAGAATTAAGTGGAGAGGTTAATGTTAGAGTTGAATATCCAGGTATACAAATGTTAGACGATACAGGTTCTGAGACAATAAAGGGTGACTGGAGTTTTAACTTTAATACTAATGCTGATGCTTTAGTTAAGGATACATTGACTATAAATTTAAATAAAAAGTTTAAATTAGAAGATGGAAAAACAATTAAGCTAAGTAAATATATTAGTAATAGCTTAGGCACAAAAATTGAATTTAGTTTACCTACTGATGGAACAGAGTATCTTATGAAACTTGCTGGAAATGATAATCTTGGAAATAAAGTTGAGTTTTATTGTGACTATAGTAATAATGGAAAAGGAATTTTTAAACTTGATAATTCCCATAAAAATATAAAAAAAGATTCTAGTAAATTAAACCTTTCTTTATACGCATCAGATTCTTCTAATAATAAGTGGAAGAAAGTTGGGTCGGACTTTGATATTGATTTAAAGTAA
- a CDS encoding ABC transporter permease yields MVIIKNALDNIKSNKLRVAVAMVWIVLGITSVVVVSSVGEGIEKQSKIAAMNPKFRTSTINFNPNYESNLDASFLEAFSNGDVDMIKSMPGIERATPKYGENIGGVITGGMMYTSIGEYAAEFKPVGKKTKLNVDFGRRFSLDDLDRKTVIIEENLAYQLFDLSPKNVIGEFVEIEDEYFEVVGIIKSKETSSNDNPEEYYRQPVCYVPEKALEELGNKNSFGSSITSIEILVANGYDIDETNFNVVEKLQEVKKDELGEIGEYGLTGGNEESYEIRFFQDQINRFTNILSNVSLIIGGIGIMNIMYMSVSERQREIGIRRAIGAQPKDILIQFLIETIAITVLGGIVGIIIGTIAAGEVGAYFGMEAQASIKIYVKAIGVSILVGIVFGAIPATKASKLDPIKAIQG; encoded by the coding sequence ATGGTAATTATAAAAAATGCTTTAGATAATATAAAAAGTAATAAACTACGTGTAGCAGTAGCTATGGTGTGGATAGTACTAGGAATAACATCTGTAGTAGTAGTTTCTAGTGTAGGAGAAGGAATTGAAAAACAAAGTAAAATCGCAGCTATGAATCCTAAATTTAGAACATCAACTATAAATTTCAATCCAAATTATGAAAGCAATTTAGATGCATCATTTTTAGAAGCATTCTCAAATGGAGATGTAGATATGATTAAATCTATGCCTGGTATAGAACGTGCAACACCTAAGTATGGAGAAAATATAGGTGGAGTTATAACTGGAGGAATGATGTATACATCTATAGGTGAATATGCTGCGGAGTTTAAACCTGTAGGTAAAAAAACTAAATTAAATGTTGATTTCGGAAGGAGATTTTCACTTGATGACTTAGATCGTAAAACAGTAATTATAGAAGAGAATTTAGCCTACCAGTTATTTGACCTAAGTCCTAAAAATGTAATTGGAGAATTTGTAGAAATAGAAGATGAGTATTTTGAAGTAGTAGGTATTATTAAATCAAAAGAAACAAGTTCTAATGATAACCCCGAAGAATATTATAGACAACCTGTATGCTATGTTCCAGAAAAAGCTTTAGAAGAACTAGGAAATAAAAATAGCTTTGGAAGTAGCATAACTAGCATTGAAATATTAGTGGCGAATGGATATGACATAGATGAAACTAATTTTAATGTTGTAGAAAAATTGCAAGAGGTCAAAAAAGATGAGTTGGGGGAAATAGGAGAGTACGGACTTACAGGGGGTAACGAAGAAAGTTATGAGATAAGATTTTTTCAGGACCAGATAAATAGATTTACAAATATACTATCCAATGTATCTTTAATAATTGGTGGTATAGGAATAATGAATATAATGTATATGTCTGTATCAGAAAGACAAAGAGAGATAGGAATAAGAAGAGCTATAGGCGCACAACCAAAAGATATATTAATACAATTTTTAATTGAAACAATAGCTATAACTGTATTAGGAGGAATTGTAGGAATTATAATTGGAACTATAGCTGCAGGAGAAGTTGGTGCATACTTTGGGATGGAAGCGCAAGCAAGTATAAAAATATATGTAAAAGCTATAGGAGTATCCATTCTTGTTGGGATTGTATTTGGAGCTATTCCAGCAACTAAAGCATCTAAACTAGATCCAATAAAAGCTATTCAAGGATAA
- a CDS encoding ABC transporter ATP-binding protein, whose amino-acid sequence MKETLIELKDIQKYYPVGKEKFHVLKSINLEIKSGEFVMIMGKSGSGKTTLLNILGFLDRFSDGKYIFKDNDVTNLNEKERSKFRNNNIGFVFQQFNLITNLNIYKNVELPMVYSNSYSKEERELIIKEKLNIVGILDKINQKPLELSGGQQQRVTIARALVNDPDIIFADEPTGALDSDTSKDIMDILKGLNKKGKTIIMVTHDPDLIKYATKIIKLKDGVVVEED is encoded by the coding sequence TTGAAAGAAACTTTAATAGAACTTAAAGATATACAAAAATATTATCCAGTGGGTAAGGAGAAATTTCACGTTTTAAAATCTATTAATCTAGAGATAAAAAGTGGAGAGTTTGTAATGATAATGGGCAAATCTGGGAGTGGAAAAACAACCTTACTAAATATATTAGGTTTTTTAGATAGGTTTAGTGATGGAAAATATATATTTAAAGATAATGATGTTACAAACTTAAATGAAAAAGAACGGTCTAAATTTAGAAATAATAATATAGGATTTGTATTCCAACAATTTAACCTTATTACAAATTTAAATATATATAAAAACGTAGAACTTCCAATGGTATATAGTAATAGTTACTCTAAAGAAGAAAGAGAACTGATAATAAAAGAAAAGTTAAATATAGTAGGTATTTTAGATAAAATAAATCAAAAACCATTAGAACTCTCAGGGGGACAACAGCAGAGAGTAACTATAGCTCGTGCACTTGTAAATGACCCCGATATAATATTTGCAGATGAGCCGACAGGTGCTCTAGATAGTGATACAAGCAAAGATATCATGGATATTTTAAAGGGATTAAATAAAAAAGGAAAAACAATCATAATGGTTACTCATGACCCAGACCTTATAAAATACGCAACTAAAATAATAAAATTAAAGGATGGTGTCGTAGTTGAGGAGGATTAA
- a CDS encoding efflux RND transporter periplasmic adaptor subunit has product MKRPILNKKQKIVLSIVTLVITIGGTVIAISYSNHLKEQKIMQSTVEMYDVSGKEKIFMNGKVVPTKSEKLFISPEHGKLDKIQVNNEQYVEKGTPIFTCKNQEQLKEIKSLESQISTKKRELTSLIDDESKERINLEIGEMNNNIKELKKTAYSTVYAPFNGKVYINDEISGEESSYVAIIESTEFYVKAQVNERDSYKIKVHQNAEVTTIANKEKYYGAISYISNRPYEGNDGEQSFGSDSNMTKYGLNIKLDNQKNLKSGLNAQIVVSYGTDDKKVPYGALEIDGNKSYVYKIVDNKAHKREVTVSSENGEFAFISKGLEENDVIIKSLIGKKIEDGQAVYIDRFGAIQ; this is encoded by the coding sequence ATGAAAAGGCCAATTTTAAATAAAAAGCAAAAAATAGTTCTATCAATAGTTACACTTGTAATAACTATAGGTGGTACAGTAATAGCTATTTCTTATAGCAATCATTTGAAAGAACAAAAAATAATGCAAAGTACAGTTGAAATGTATGATGTATCTGGAAAAGAAAAAATATTTATGAATGGAAAAGTGGTTCCAACAAAGTCAGAAAAACTATTTATATCTCCAGAGCATGGTAAGTTAGATAAGATACAAGTAAATAATGAACAGTATGTTGAAAAGGGAACACCTATATTCACTTGTAAAAATCAAGAACAGTTAAAAGAGATAAAATCTTTAGAGTCACAAATATCAACAAAGAAAAGAGAATTAACTTCTTTAATTGATGATGAGAGTAAAGAAAGGATAAATTTGGAAATAGGAGAGATGAATAACAATATAAAAGAATTAAAGAAAACTGCATACTCAACAGTGTATGCACCTTTTAATGGAAAAGTATATATAAATGATGAAATAAGTGGAGAAGAAAGTTCCTATGTAGCAATAATAGAAAGCACAGAATTTTATGTAAAAGCTCAAGTTAACGAAAGAGATTCATATAAAATAAAAGTTCATCAAAATGCTGAAGTTACAACTATAGCAAATAAAGAAAAGTACTATGGGGCTATTTCATATATTTCTAACAGACCATATGAAGGTAATGATGGAGAACAAAGTTTTGGATCTGATTCAAATATGACAAAGTATGGATTAAATATTAAATTAGATAATCAAAAAAATTTAAAAAGTGGACTTAATGCTCAAATAGTGGTTTCATATGGTACAGATGACAAAAAAGTTCCTTATGGAGCATTAGAAATAGATGGTAATAAAAGTTACGTATATAAAATTGTAGATAATAAAGCTCATAAAAGAGAGGTTACTGTCAGTAGTGAAAATGGGGAGTTTGCATTTATATCAAAAGGACTTGAAGAAAATGACGTAATCATAAAGTCTTTAATAGGTAAGAAAATAGAAGATGGTCAAGCAGTTTATATAGATAGATTTGGAGCTATACAATAA
- a CDS encoding DUF4179 domain-containing protein, translating into MKNIYDMFNDIDVDLNEYEKEDFNDLEKQKVKNKFRKSIKNNNSSKKSYRKYVSVASIAIISIALISQTRIGLYAQSALEDIAEIIKISLGVDNQINEYSTNIQQSVTKRKLTVKINDAILDGRELIIYMSREYDKKLASNEQLDLVSEKLYINGKRINGSIKGYHGRVDKNKEEFVLGYELPEEYKGDINVKLRIMDAAITKTDDENYFKRIIGPWSFKFKVNGDKLNKDTKHIELNKKIKLDTGSTMDIISYRGNILNQTINLSMTNHTHMKSEVENGVIALKGRDNLGNKVEFTQHLADVRKEKTLYEYRFNKDEYTFNRDAKYLKVTPYLSYLEKENNDYVTKYKKLGSEITIDLNK; encoded by the coding sequence ATGAAAAATATATATGATATGTTTAATGATATAGATGTAGACTTAAATGAATACGAAAAAGAAGATTTTAATGACTTAGAAAAGCAAAAAGTAAAAAATAAATTTAGAAAATCTATAAAAAATAATAATTCATCAAAGAAAAGTTATAGAAAATATGTATCAGTAGCATCAATAGCTATTATATCAATAGCTTTGATATCTCAAACTAGAATAGGACTATATGCACAAAGTGCATTAGAAGATATTGCTGAAATTATAAAAATATCTTTAGGAGTGGATAATCAAATAAATGAGTATTCAACTAATATACAACAATCCGTTACTAAAAGAAAATTAACTGTAAAAATAAATGATGCTATATTAGACGGTAGAGAGTTGATTATATATATGAGTAGAGAATATGACAAAAAACTTGCTTCAAATGAGCAACTAGACTTAGTTTCAGAAAAATTATATATAAATGGGAAACGTATAAATGGAAGTATAAAAGGATATCACGGTAGAGTAGATAAAAATAAGGAAGAGTTTGTTTTAGGATATGAATTACCAGAAGAATACAAGGGTGATATAAATGTTAAATTAAGAATAATGGATGCAGCTATAACTAAAACAGATGATGAAAATTATTTTAAGCGAATAATAGGACCATGGAGTTTTAAATTTAAGGTTAATGGTGATAAGCTTAATAAAGATACTAAGCATATAGAATTAAATAAAAAGATAAAATTAGATACAGGGTCTACTATGGATATAATAAGTTATAGAGGAAACATATTAAATCAGACAATAAATTTAAGTATGACAAACCATACACATATGAAAAGTGAAGTAGAAAATGGAGTTATTGCATTAAAGGGTAGAGATAATTTAGGTAATAAAGTTGAATTTACACAACACTTAGCTGATGTAAGAAAAGAAAAAACATTGTATGAATATAGATTTAATAAAGATGAGTATACATTTAATAGAGACGCTAAATATCTAAAAGTTACTCCGTATTTATCATACTTAGAAAAAGAAAATAATGATTATGTTACAAAATATAAGAAACTTGGCTCAGAAATTACAATAGATTTAAATAAATAA
- a CDS encoding sigma-70 family RNA polymerase sigma factor, whose amino-acid sequence MKITEENFILKLKQKDERALEYAIDNYGWVIKSIVKKSMYNLESYHDECINDILLGVWNNIDRFDKNKCSFKNWLAAIAKYKSIDYKRKYLKDLENEDIDELNIALDDSSHREVIKNEISEETEAMLSHLKEKDRELFLRLYVKEEDMDTISHDTGINKDVIYNRVSRGKRKIRDLFKSKER is encoded by the coding sequence ATGAAAATTACAGAAGAAAATTTTATTCTAAAGCTTAAGCAAAAAGATGAACGGGCACTAGAATATGCAATTGATAATTATGGATGGGTTATAAAATCCATAGTGAAAAAAAGTATGTATAACTTAGAATCATATCACGATGAGTGTATAAACGATATTTTGCTAGGTGTATGGAATAATATAGATAGATTTGACAAAAACAAATGTTCTTTTAAAAATTGGTTAGCAGCAATAGCTAAATACAAATCTATAGATTATAAAAGAAAGTATTTAAAAGATCTAGAGAATGAAGATATAGACGAGCTTAATATAGCTTTAGATGATAGTTCGCATAGAGAAGTTATTAAAAATGAAATTAGTGAAGAAACAGAAGCAATGTTAAGTCATCTTAAAGAAAAGGATAGAGAATTATTTTTAAGACTTTACGTAAAAGAAGAGGACATGGACACTATAAGTCATGATACAGGAATTAATAAGGATGTAATTTACAATAGGGTGTCCAGAGGAAAGCGCAAGATACGAGATTTATTTAAATCCAAAGAAAGGTAG
- a CDS encoding ParA family protein, producing MQTKLITYFNIKGGIYKTSMSIITAYELAKDKNTKILLWDLDLQENLTQYVYKVNHEDKTTIDIVDGLGAEEVIVKCPNPNYPNIDIIPSDIGLAMLDEKISLQPAREKVLARWYMQNIDVLEKYDYIICDLSPSYNLTAKNILYLADSIIVPIMDKNISSLRGAALFKELWTRDKYYLEKEDNDIKATVLVGYEKQRTQVSDLFDQYLQKFEELKDMMLESFIRRNTFVEKALLSKLSISDYLKKNGQTHFSKEEVENMIKELKEKDVL from the coding sequence ATGCAAACTAAGTTAATAACTTATTTTAATATAAAAGGCGGTATTTACAAGACTTCTATGTCTATAATAACTGCCTATGAATTAGCAAAAGATAAAAATACAAAGATACTATTATGGGACTTAGATTTACAAGAAAACTTAACTCAATATGTATATAAAGTTAACCATGAAGACAAAACAACTATAGATATAGTTGATGGATTAGGAGCAGAAGAGGTAATTGTTAAGTGTCCAAATCCAAATTATCCTAATATAGACATAATACCTTCTGATATAGGACTAGCTATGTTAGATGAAAAAATAAGCTTACAACCAGCTAGAGAAAAAGTTCTTGCAAGATGGTATATGCAAAATATTGATGTACTTGAAAAATATGATTACATAATTTGTGACTTATCACCTAGTTACAATTTAACAGCTAAGAACATACTTTATTTAGCAGACTCTATAATAGTGCCTATAATGGATAAAAATATATCGTCTTTAAGAGGGGCAGCATTATTTAAAGAACTATGGACTAGAGATAAGTACTATTTAGAAAAAGAAGATAATGATATAAAAGCTACAGTATTAGTTGGATATGAAAAGCAAAGAACACAGGTGTCTGATTTATTCGATCAGTATCTTCAAAAGTTTGAAGAATTAAAAGACATGATGCTAGAGTCATTTATAAGAAGAAATACTTTTGTTGAAAAAGCATTATTAAGCAAATTAAGTATAAGTGATTATTTAAAGAAAAATGGACAAACTCATTTCAGTAAAGAAGAAGTTGAAAATATGATAAAAGAATTGAAAGAAAAGGATGTGCTGTAG
- a CDS encoding recombinase family protein, with amino-acid sequence MKKVVGYLRISTASQIDNTSIEMQREKIELYCKLNNIELVNTYVDEGWSAKDSDRPSYNKMIEFVSDRENSIDTIIVYKADRIHRSLKNLMIMVDYLQEIGVGFISLTEQFNTNTAQGLLFLQMIGSFSEFERKLISERTHSGRVAKGKKNLFPGGRVPLGYKLVENDILLVKQDEAIIVKDIFKLRSKGISYERIGHKYNFTKQRVAYILSNPIYTGTYKYDGKIEKNRINLQVPPIISRYMWNKVNSKIS; translated from the coding sequence ATGAAAAAAGTAGTAGGGTATCTTAGAATATCTACAGCATCACAAATTGACAACACATCTATAGAAATGCAGCGTGAAAAGATAGAGCTTTATTGTAAATTAAATAACATAGAATTAGTAAACACTTATGTTGATGAAGGTTGGTCCGCAAAAGACTCAGACAGACCATCATATAATAAAATGATTGAATTTGTATCAGATAGAGAAAATAGTATAGATACAATTATAGTCTACAAAGCAGATAGAATTCATAGGAGTCTTAAAAACCTAATGATCATGGTTGATTACCTTCAAGAAATAGGAGTAGGATTTATATCACTTACTGAGCAATTTAACACTAACACTGCTCAAGGATTGCTGTTTCTTCAAATGATTGGTAGTTTCTCTGAGTTTGAACGAAAGCTAATATCTGAAAGAACTCACTCTGGTAGAGTTGCTAAAGGAAAGAAAAATCTATTTCCTGGTGGTAGAGTACCACTTGGATATAAACTTGTTGAAAATGATATATTGCTAGTCAAACAGGATGAGGCAATAATAGTAAAAGATATATTCAAGCTTAGAAGTAAAGGGATTTCATATGAAAGAATTGGGCATAAATACAATTTTACGAAACAAAGAGTAGCTTATATTCTTTCAAATCCTATTTATACAGGAACATATAAGTATGATGGAAAAATAGAAAAAAATAGAATTAACCTACAAGTCCCACCTATAATCAGTCGTTATATGTGGAATAAGGTTAATTCAAAAATCAGTTAG
- a CDS encoding L-threonylcarbamoyladenylate synthase, whose product MTVNSIETEILEVKDLNSNYENIKKGAEYLRKGEVVAIPTETVYGLAADAFNENAIKKVFQVKGRPQDNPLLVHIYKLEQVYDICKDIPEEAKRVFDAFWPGSVTLIFNKKDCISDIVTAGMDTVAVRFPKSEIARAVIKESGTLLVAPSANLSGKPSTTSAKHCTNDLSGKIPCILDGGSCSIGLESTIIDMSTPDPVLLRPGAISVDEICDVIHNLIYKKDILSVEDSEVPKAPGMKYRHYAPDVPVTLVEGEYANTCKWIKENVNKDNAILCFEEFLDEFNNYNYTYSLGSFNTLNTAAQKIFDLLRECDQLDIDHIYIQAPINHGLGNSIINRLEKASAGNIIYI is encoded by the coding sequence ATGACAGTAAATTCTATAGAAACAGAAATACTAGAAGTTAAAGATTTGAACTCGAATTACGAAAATATAAAAAAAGGAGCAGAATACCTAAGAAAAGGTGAAGTTGTTGCAATTCCTACAGAAACAGTTTATGGATTAGCGGCAGATGCTTTTAATGAAAATGCAATTAAAAAGGTATTTCAAGTAAAAGGTAGACCACAAGATAATCCATTGTTAGTACATATATATAAATTAGAACAAGTTTATGATATATGCAAAGATATACCCGAAGAAGCGAAGAGAGTATTTGATGCTTTTTGGCCAGGGTCAGTAACACTAATTTTTAATAAAAAAGATTGTATTTCAGATATAGTTACAGCAGGAATGGATACTGTGGCAGTTAGATTTCCTAAAAGTGAAATAGCTAGAGCTGTAATTAAAGAAAGTGGAACTCTGTTAGTTGCTCCATCTGCAAATTTATCAGGAAAACCATCAACTACAAGTGCAAAGCATTGTACTAATGATTTAAGTGGAAAAATTCCTTGTATTTTAGATGGGGGGTCATGTTCAATTGGTTTAGAATCAACAATAATAGACATGTCAACTCCAGATCCTGTACTTTTAAGACCAGGAGCTATAAGTGTAGATGAGATATGTGATGTAATTCATAACCTTATATATAAAAAGGATATATTAAGTGTTGAAGACAGTGAAGTACCGAAGGCTCCAGGAATGAAGTATAGACACTATGCTCCAGATGTACCTGTAACATTGGTTGAAGGAGAGTATGCAAATACTTGTAAGTGGATTAAAGAAAATGTAAATAAGGATAATGCTATACTTTGCTTTGAAGAGTTTTTAGATGAATTCAACAACTATAATTACACATATAGTTTAGGAAGTTTTAATACATTAAATACTGCAGCACAAAAAATATTTGACTTACTTAGAGAATGTGATCAATTAGATATTGACCATATTTACATACAAGCTCCTATTAATCATGGATTAGGAAATTCTATAATCAATAGATTAGAAAAAGCTAGTGCAGGAAATATTATTTATATATAA